In a genomic window of Bombus vancouverensis nearcticus unplaced genomic scaffold, iyBomVanc1_principal scaffold0022, whole genome shotgun sequence:
- the LOC143304103 gene encoding uncharacterized protein LOC143304103 encodes MKFQKYPILCKKITGREMTREVTNASKTVCRSIETKAKSISKQARSEPVKETNLQQKITDDNTNHINLGMTVTSIFPNESDGRSSEELFNVPMEQSMQSKILKCIEKLYSDNPELRKIAEDISCEIIVNKLNVHWDDVIGLEECKTAVKEAVVYALKYPIFFDGPFSPWKGILLYGPPGTGKILAFFSFLYVFTRNIQNRENDVSEGSRDRMPLHLF; translated from the exons atgaaatttcaaaaatatcccatattgtgtaagaaaataactggaagggaaatgacgagggaagtgacaaatgcaagcaaaac tgtttgtagaagtattgagacaaaagccaaatctattagtaaacaagcgagaagtgagcctgtgaaagagacgaatctacagcagaagataactgatgacaatacgaatcatattaatctcggAATGACAGTGACGTCGATATTTcccaatgagagtgatggacgttcatcagaagagctatttaacgtcccaatggaacaatccatgcaatcgaagatattgaaatgcattgaaaagctttattcagataatccggaattacgaaagattgctgaggacatctcatgc gagatcatagtaaacaaattaaatgtacattgggatgacgttataggcctagaagaatgtaaaaccgctgttaaggaggccgTTGTGTATGCCCTTAAGTATCCTATCTTTTTTGAtggcccgttttccccctggaaaggtattttgctgtacggcccacctggtacaggaaagatactcgcattcttttcatttctgtacgtgtttacaagaaatatacaaaacagggaaaacgatgttagtgaaggcagtcgcgacagaatgccattgcaccttttttaa